The segment AAGAAGCATAGCACCCAAAATGTAAGCTTATTAGTTGTGAAATTTTGCAAGAGGGTCACCCTTCCTTCTACATAATTGTATAGAGAGGGAATGGGTCCCTCTAGTGTGAAACGTGAAAGAATGCGCCGTTTGAAAGTAGGCGCATTGCTTCCATTATACCATGTTATTTATTTTCAATTAGCAACGGTGAATTTTCTTCTGCTGCTTTTTTTTCTAATTCTGCCAGTCTTGCCTCAAAAGTTGTTACTTCATGATCTTTATCGATTTGGTAAGCCAATTTATCAATGTAAGATTCTAAATCCTCAAAGTTTGTTTGATTGTTTTTAGCAATCATACCGTCCATTTGATGGTGGGCGCGTGTAACATTTTCCTTACCCATCAGCTGTAATTGGCGTACTTTCATATCTTTAATTTTATGCTTCATTGTTTCAAATTTGCGCTCTAGCTCAAAGTATTCACGTGTACTTGACTCAATGCTTGCTTGCAATGTATGGTTACGAGCTGTATAAGCTGTTACTTCATCTGTTGCGAAATCAATTAAATCTTGCTCACCACTAGTTTGAGCCAAAGCCAGCTGTGCTTCACGTTTTGCCAGTATATCTGCATTTTGCTTATATTCTTGCTCAAGCTTTTCTTTTAATTGCCCTTGTCGCTCTAATAATTTTCCTGTTTGCTCTGTTTGCTTTTCTGCTTCACGAATATACTGATTTAGCATCGCAATTGGATTTTTTTGTT is part of the Lysinibacillus sp. FSL K6-0232 genome and harbors:
- a CDS encoding PspA/IM30 family protein, producing MNLFQRFRYTVEADLHHLFDKKEQKNPIAMLNQYIREAEKQTEQTGKLLERQGQLKEKLEQEYKQNADILAKREAQLALAQTSGEQDLIDFATDEVTAYTARNHTLQASIESSTREYFELERKFETMKHKIKDMKVRQLQLMGKENVTRAHHQMDGMIAKNNQTNFEDLESYIDKLAYQIDKDHEVTTFEARLAELEKKAAEENSPLLIENK